From the Desulfonatronum thioautotrophicum genome, the window TGGGTCGACGCACCAAACTTGGCCTCACGCATCTTGAGCATGACACAAAAAAGAATTGCCCATGACTGGATGCACTGCTATCAATATGCGCCCGTACTCATCGAAACCTTCGTGGAAACCCCAAGATTCCCGGGAACCTGCTACAAAGCTGCAAACTGGACTTGGCTGGGAACTACAAAAGGTGTCGGCAGGCTTGGAAACTCCCACAAACCAACTCTCCCCCAGAAAAACATTTGGGTTTATCCGCTCAAAAAAAGATTCCGGCAGATCCTTTGCTCAAATGTTCAGTAGCCTCAAAGCATTGCCTACAGAAACTGCCCGGAGTTATTGAGCAGTTACATTACACGCACCGATGTCCCCTGTTTCGCAAGGATTTCGGCCGCGGCAAGCGCCTCGTGCACGGTGATACCTGCGGCAACAAGCGTGGCCCTGTCCGCGGAGTCTTCCCGCAAGATCTTGCAGCCGCCAAGGGGGAACCGTTCGTTCACATCGTAGAGCAGCGTGGTCTTGCCCCTGGTGGTGCGCAGGTAGACCATGCCGTGGTGCGCGGCGGCCGCTTCAACCAGCCTCTCGGTACTCACGGCGTCGCTAGGGTACAGTACGACGCAGTCCAGAATAGTGCGAAAAAAGGCGATATCCTCCAGGCCCATCTGGGACGGACCGTCCTCGCCAATGGAAACCCCGGCGTGCGAACCGCAGAATTTGAGGTTGGCGTCCGAGTAGCGGGCCATACGCACCTGGTCGTAGGCTCGGACCAGAAATGCGGCAAAAGAGGAAACAAACACCAGCTTTCCCCGTATCGAGAGCCCGAGTGCCGTGGAAACCATGTTCTGCTCCGCCACGAACATCTCGAAAAACCTTTCGGGAAACTCTTTCTTGAACAACTCTGCTTTTGTCGAATTGCTCACTTCGGCATCCAGCACCACCATTTCAGGGTGGACCGCTCCCAGGCGGGACAAGGCCCGACCGTATGCCTCGCGGCTGGCGACCTGTTCTCCCGGCTCATAGGCTGGTTCCGACAACTTTCCGACGTGAATCTTTTCGGGAACAAGGTTTTCTGGCGCTGTCAGGCTGGCCGTGATCCCTGATGTTGCCTCGCCAAGCTGCTCCAATGCCTCCTGGGCCTGTTCCTGGGACAATGGCTTGCCGTGCCAGCCGTTCTTGTCCTCAGCAAGTGCCACCCCCTTACCCTTGAGGGTGCGGGCTATGAGCATCACCGGCCCGTCTCCAACGACCAGGGCCTGTTCCAATCCGGTAAGCACCTGTTTGAAATCGTGGCCATCCTCCACCAGGACGGTTCTCCAGCCGAACGCTTCGATCCTTCGGGCATGCGCTTCTATATCGTGGCCGAACATTGTTTCTCCGCACTGACCGAGCCGGTTCACGTCCATGATGCCAATCAGCCCCCCCAGCCCATAACGTGCCGCGATCTGGACGGCTTCCCACTGCGCCCCCTCGGACATTTCGCTGTCGCCCAAAAGCACGAACGTCCGGTAGGGCAGCTTGTCCAGATACTTGGCGTTCAGCGCCATACCCAGACCGACACCTAAACCCTGGCCCAGAGAACCTGTAGCCGCCTCGGTGTAGGCGAAGCGCCTGGTGGGGTGCCCTTCCAAAGGGCTGTTCATTTTCCTGTAGGTCAGGAGTTCCCTCTCGCTCAGCTTTCCGGCCATGGCCCAGAGCGCATAGAACAAGGGCGAAGCGTGCCCCTTGGAGAATATCAGGCGGTCATTGTTCGGATAATTGGGGGTGTCGGGATCAAAACGAAAAAAAGGACTGCCTTTGGTATCCGCCCCGAACATCAAGGCCGCCATCAGTTCCACAGCGGACAGCGAAGAGGTCGGATGTCCCGAACCGGCTTCCGTTGTACAGGCCAGGATCAACTGGCGCAGCCGCCGGGCAATTTCCGTGAGTCTGGAGTTGCTCTCATGCATATAAACCTCCTGTTCGATACGGTTGCATTCTGAACTTTTCCAAGTTTTTCGATAAAAAATTCGATACAGGCATTTCAACCTCAAAAGCTAATTTATAACCCATAAGGTCTTTTCCTGATTTTGAACCATACATGCTTCCGTGTAGATGCTCTCATTGCGGCATGTATTTTTTCGGTAAGAACCGCAAATTCAGGGACCTGGGGGATCGTGGCCGTCGGAAGGATGGATTGCACTGAGATCCAGTAGGAACCGTTGCCATGTACAGTCTCTAGAATGAGAAAATACAGGCAGGACCTCATTGTCGTGAAAATAGCCTGTCTCTTATGGTTTGCTGAACTTGCTCACAAGAACGAAGAAAATTTTGCATGAGACGTCGCGTCCTGATCACAGCAGGACGCTTTATCGCAACATGCCCTAAAAAAAACGCCTGTGCCGACTGATTGGTTCCGATTCGGTCCGTCACCTCACGGTCTAGCTTCTGAGCAAGGTTTAACGAAATGGATTAAATGGACTCACTTTTTTGGATTTGTTTCCATGGTTATCTCTTATGAAAAAACAGATAAAAGGAGGTACGTAATGAAAACACTGATAGCCGTAGTGATCGGAGTCATTATTGGTGCCGGGGTAGTTTTGTTTTTAGGAACTGATAACCCGGTGGCTACTTTGCAGGAAACCGAGGAACGCGACACGCAAGAGATGCAAGAACCGGGTGATGCGCTTCAAGAGGTCGGCGAACAGGCAAGACAAACCTGGGATGCGACATTGGAGGCTTTGCAATTGCGTGCCGAGGATATCCAGGAGGAACTAGCCGAGGACGGCCAAATTATCCGCCGCAGGGCCCGGGATTTTGGCAAGGCCACCGTGGATGCGGCCATGGACACACGGACCACTGGGATCATTACCGCCAAACTGGCGGCGGACCAGGATCTATCCGTCTTCGATATCTCCGTTTCCACGACGGGGGGACGAGTGACGCTCTCAGGTACGGTTGAATCCCCGGAACTCATTGGCAAAGCGACAGCTCTGGCCCTCCAAACCGACGGCGTCCGCGAAGTCGTTTCCAATATCCAAGTGGAGTAGGTCATAGTGGGATACTGTAACACAAGGAGATCGATATGAGTACAACAGCAAGCCAGACAACACCGTTCGTCCTGGAGCCGCTCCCTTATGCGGATAACACCCTGGAACCGGTGATAACCGCACAGACCATCGGGTATCATTACGGGAAGCATCATCAGACTTATGTGGACAAGCTCAATGATCTCATCCCAGGGACGGAATATGCCGGTATGGGGCTTGAGCAGATCATTTCCATAGCTTCGGACAGGGATCCGGACGTGGCGATATTCAACAATGCGGCTCAGGTCTGGAATCATAACTTTTACTGGAAAAGCATGCGGCGCGATGGCGGAGGGGAGCCACCCGTAATGTTGAAGCAACAAATCGAAGCATCTTTTGGCAGTGTGGCCGAATGCAAGAAACAGCTGACCAAGGCCGCCGTCTCCCAGTTCGGCAGCGGTTGGGCCTGGTTGGTCCTCGAGGCGGAACAACTCAAGGTGGTCAAGACGGCCAACGCCGGGGTTCCCTTTACAGCCGGGCAGATCCCCCTGCTGACCATCGACGTCTGGGAGCACGCCTATTACTTGGACTACCAGAACCGTCGTGCGGCCTATGTGGAGGCCGTCCTGGACAAACTGGTGAACTGGGAATTCGCCCTGGAGAATATGGGCTGATACGGAAGTCCAGGCTAAATGTACCCATAACCATTCGTTCATCAACACAATCCTGACCAACGTCATAATCAGCTTTTGTCAGACATAAGGCACGCTGAAGAAAAAAATATGCTCTCGAGTTAAAACAATGAAAGATAATGATCACAACCACTCTGGCCATGGCGACCACCATGGCCACAGTGCGGAAATGTTTCGGACCAGATTCTGGATTTGTCTGCTATTGACAGTTCCGGCACTAGTCTGGGAGCCGATGCTTCAGGACTGGTTTCGGTATTCCGCACCTGAATTCCCCGGGTCCGGCTACATTCCGGCTTTTTTTGGAACCATTGTATTTTTTTACGGCGGCATGGTCTTTTTGCGTGGGGCCTTGGAGGAACTCGCCAACAGAAGGCCGGGGATGATGACTCTGATCGCCCTGGCCATCTGCGTGGCCTTTGTCTACAGCGCCGCGGTGACGTTCGGTTTTCCTGGCCATGCCCTATGGTGGGAACTGGCCACGCTGGTGACGATCATGCTCCTCGGGCACTGGATCGAAATGCGTTCGGTTTCCCAGGCTCAGGGGGCCTTGAAGGAGTTGGCCAAGTTGCTGCCCGATACGGCGGAACGGCTCACTGACGGAGATCAAACCGAAGATGTGCCTGTTGACGAGTTGCGGGAGGGGGACCTCGTCCTGATTCGCCCCGGGGCGAGCGTCCCCATTGATGGCGTCGTATTGAGCGGGGAAAGCTCGCTGAATGAGGCCATGGTCACCGGCGAGTCACGGCCGGTGCACAAATCGTCAGGGGACAAAGTGGTTGCAGGTACGGTCAATGGCGATGGCTCGTTGCGCGTTACGGTTGAGCATGTTGGCGAAGAAACGGCCCTGGCCGGAATCATGAATATGGTGGAACAGGCCCAGGGCTCGCGTTCCCGGGCCCAGACACTTGCGGACAGAGCGGCATTTTTCCTGACCCTGGTGGCCATCGTGG encodes:
- a CDS encoding Druantia anti-phage system protein DruA, translated to WVDAPNLASRILSMTQKRIAHDWMHCYQYAPVLIETFVETPRFPGTCYKAANWTWLGTTKGVGRLGNSHKPTLPQKNIWVYPLKKRFRQILCSNVQ
- a CDS encoding transketolase, with product MRLKCLYRIFYRKTWKSSECNRIEQEVYMHESNSRLTEIARRLRQLILACTTEAGSGHPTSSLSAVELMAALMFGADTKGSPFFRFDPDTPNYPNNDRLIFSKGHASPLFYALWAMAGKLSERELLTYRKMNSPLEGHPTRRFAYTEAATGSLGQGLGVGLGMALNAKYLDKLPYRTFVLLGDSEMSEGAQWEAVQIAARYGLGGLIGIMDVNRLGQCGETMFGHDIEAHARRIEAFGWRTVLVEDGHDFKQVLTGLEQALVVGDGPVMLIARTLKGKGVALAEDKNGWHGKPLSQEQAQEALEQLGEATSGITASLTAPENLVPEKIHVGKLSEPAYEPGEQVASREAYGRALSRLGAVHPEMVVLDAEVSNSTKAELFKKEFPERFFEMFVAEQNMVSTALGLSIRGKLVFVSSFAAFLVRAYDQVRMARYSDANLKFCGSHAGVSIGEDGPSQMGLEDIAFFRTILDCVVLYPSDAVSTERLVEAAAAHHGMVYLRTTRGKTTLLYDVNERFPLGGCKILREDSADRATLVAAGITVHEALAAAEILAKQGTSVRVM
- a CDS encoding BON domain-containing protein; its protein translation is MKTLIAVVIGVIIGAGVVLFLGTDNPVATLQETEERDTQEMQEPGDALQEVGEQARQTWDATLEALQLRAEDIQEELAEDGQIIRRRARDFGKATVDAAMDTRTTGIITAKLAADQDLSVFDISVSTTGGRVTLSGTVESPELIGKATALALQTDGVREVVSNIQVE
- a CDS encoding superoxide dismutase; this translates as MSTTASQTTPFVLEPLPYADNTLEPVITAQTIGYHYGKHHQTYVDKLNDLIPGTEYAGMGLEQIISIASDRDPDVAIFNNAAQVWNHNFYWKSMRRDGGGEPPVMLKQQIEASFGSVAECKKQLTKAAVSQFGSGWAWLVLEAEQLKVVKTANAGVPFTAGQIPLLTIDVWEHAYYLDYQNRRAAYVEAVLDKLVNWEFALENMG